Genomic window (Verrucomicrobiota bacterium):
CGACGTTGCCGTACTGACGAAGACCAGTAGCCGCCGACGTGAGAAGGGGGAATCCTCCGAGCATCTTGTCGATCTCATCCGCCTCATTACTTCTGCGGCTATTGCAGTTGCCAGGAGGACTTTCCGGATCGACCGGCGTGCGAAGGTAGGGCGCAACCTCCGGGCGCGCCGCAAACTCCCGCGAACCTACGACGGCGCGCCCGGAGGTCGCGTCCTGCCACGCTTCGTTTTCGGGTATTGGGCTATGCACTTAATTCCCCTTGGCCCATCGGACACGCTAAAGCGTGAACTCCAACGCCGTGCGAGGGCCATTTCCGTTGGAGTTCAACCTTTACGTTGTCCCCCATTTGCCTGAAGGGGAATCAAGTGCGTAGCCCTATTCGGATATTATTTTCGGCAATCACTCCACCTTTTCAACGGGTGGGCAACTCGCTTTCGTCAATGCCCCAGATTCTGGGCGACGCCAGTTCGAGGCTGTTGCCCGCGGGATCGCGGAAATAAATTGAACGGCCGCCGTTCGGCCAGTTGATTTCGCGCTCGATCGCCACGCCGTTGCGTTCCAGATGGGAGCGCCAGGTTGGAAGTTCATCCTCCGTTACTGCAAAGGCGGCGTGGCCCGGTCCGTCCGCGCCGTGGGGCGGAAGACCGGTGCCCAGTTCGCGCGTCTTTGCCGGATTGAAAATTAAAAAGACGCGACGACCACAGCGGAAGAAAACGTGACGGCCCGCCAGCCGGGCGGTGACCTCCAGCCCAAGAACGGTGGAGTAAAACTTCTCAGCCGCATCCAAGTCGCCGACATAAAGACAGGTTTCCAGGATTTCGCTGACTCGCATGAATGAATCTATCTACACGTCGGCAAGAATTGCGAGGCAGGAATGGAGAAACACTGAACCCACCCCCTTGTCCCTCCCAGGAGGGGAGCAGCGCATGCTGGATTCTTCCCCTCCTGGGCGGGGTCAGGGGCTGTTAGAAAATAAATTATTACACTCGTTCCAACATTCAGTCTTTGCGGCGCGACTTTGACCGCAACACCAGGATTTGATTCCAACCCTGCACAAATTCGAAATCGCTGCGGATGACTTCGCTCGCGATGCCGTGGGTTTCGAGTTCCTTGCGCAATTGATCCAGTTGCGGATACGGCTTGCGGTTCATGCCGGCGGGCGGAAAGAGGCGCACCTC
Coding sequences:
- a CDS encoding VOC family protein, which encodes MRVSEILETCLYVGDLDAAEKFYSTVLGLEVTARLAGRHVFFRCGRRVFLIFNPAKTRELGTGLPPHGADGPGHAAFAVTEDELPTWRSHLERNGVAIEREINWPNGGRSIYFRDPAGNSLELASPRIWGIDESELPTR